Genomic DNA from Eleutherodactylus coqui strain aEleCoq1 chromosome 8, aEleCoq1.hap1, whole genome shotgun sequence:
ggggggggggggggggggtagcagtggggaacaggggggagctctctctctcaccccccactcccctctgcaaccccccgctcacccccagcgcccccgaatcttttcacctgagtggtcaggtactcgaaaatagcgatgctcaattgcgaaatcgcccttaacgattaagttcgctaatctctatttgcaaccaatttcaaaccataattttctTTCTGTATTGCAAAGCAGCTGTCCCTGATATGTTCCCAAAAAAAGGCCTTTACTTAAAATCATAAGTTCAGACTGTTGTTGCGCTTCAGgataaaatttcataatatttttgttttaaccccttagtgaccccccattgcctttttacgtcctcaataagtgggctttaatcctagaggacgtaaaaacatacatcctctttGAATTAAAGCCCTCTTAggtgaggacgtgacagctccatgctgtcggtgcccgcaggtagccgacagcatggagctgcgggcagccccccccggcaatgcgatcggcgttatcgctatccaatggatagcgccaatcgcaataaaGTGGAAAGAAAAGTaaattacgtggccgtacgcagggtcacagccgggctcacagctggaatccgctgcgggcctccgcaagcggattccacatacagccgcgtgagcctggcgttattcagaccgctacctctaatacgtattttacaagaagccccgggaacgctcaccttcatgcagttccaggagcagcttgttgagtgccttctgtgtgagaccgctgcacctcagcaggcttacggagactcacagtgcgccactttacaccccatacccgccgctgaggtaaaaaaatacccccaaaaaagcatgagaggaggggggataccggttttattgccccatgtgcccatcccaaccagcctccgtaattacccctgtcttcggaaataccacacagttcacattattacttttatctaagatttggggaatgccaaaaagggctcaaagggggagggggggcggggaggaatttTTTAATGTGTCAATTTTcattccgtacaagtgagcaatgcggcctggaatttattcagttgtgccctgcaatccaacgggtgttccctccattacaggccttgccatgggtcctgtaagtagattaggactacaaggggtatgtttctaaacatgggacaaacgggggtatccattttggggtgaatgtcttcattcctatgtgcactgtacaaaaaaaaacagtttttaaattgacaaaattgccaaaaaaatgaaaatcataattttttccttctgctttgcttagattcattcagttggaatttattcagttgtaccttgAAATCAAATAgtcctagccatgtttcctttaagtagattaggggtacaatgtgtatgtttctgaacacattttggggtgaaagtcttcattcctatgtacgctgtataaaaaaccagtttttaaattgacacaactgccaaaaaaaaagaaaattgtaatttttcctactgctttgcttatatttattcaaaaattgtagggtaaaagtacacagtacacccttagataaattcgttaaggcctccttcccacgaacggatttccgccgcataattcgcggcgaaaatccgctgcgttgcccgcagctattaggttctattgaacctaatagcacaatgctcacgatgcgtaattccagcgcggaattacgcaccgcgatttctcccgtcctcacccgcagcatgctctattttctgcgggtgaggacgggctgtacgcactgacggcttccattgcagtcaatggaagccgtccgttcacgctatctcccgctgtaaccagcgggagatagcgtgaaaaaacgctttcccgcccaccgccgcgcgtcatatgacgccaaatgacgcggccggccgcgtcacgtgacacggccggccgtgcacgtgacacggccggtgacgcggcggtggtgggcggtgacgcggcggtgacgcggcggtgacgcggcggtgacgggcggggaagcgatttcacgctatctcccgcaggtaagtataggggctctggggggcgccgtgacgggcttcactgcgtaattttacgcggcggaccccgtcacgctcgtgggaaggaggcctaaggggtctagttttcaaaatgggatcatttgtgggggttctctgtcgttttggctgctcaagagttctacaagtgggcaatggggcctaaataaaCTTCATGCTGAATTTCTGTtctaaagccaccgactactcctttcattttgggccccgttgtgcatccagacaaaagattagggccacaatgagtatgtctctgaacacgggacaaacaggggtatccattttggggtgaaaggcttcattcatgtgtgtgctgtacaaaaaaactgtttttaaaaatgacagaattgccaaaaaaaaaaaacgaaaatcacaattttttccttttgctttgcttgaattcattcaaaatctgtgtggtcaaaatgggcagtacacccctagataaattcattaaggagtctagttttcaaaatggggtcatttgtgggggttctctatggttttggacgctcaagagctctacaaaagtgctatggggcctaaaacgccttcaagcaaaatttctgttctgaaagacactgctacgcctttcgttttgggccccgttgtggccctaatcttatgtctgtatgcacaaggggtatgtctctgaacacgggagaaacaggggtatccattttggggtgtaaatcctcattttcatatgcactataggaaaaaaatatgtctttaaaatgacatatttgcaaaaatatgaaattttatttttgctcctctaaatttaaataattcctgaaaaaaaactgtggggtccaaatactcctgacccccctcagtggatacactaaggtgtgtagtttttaaaatggggtcatttgggggggtatctatcattctgacactcatgagcttttgccaacttggcttgctgtaagaaaacaaagtgttcctcaaaatgctgaaaagtaatgttaaatttgtaggtcatctaaatggctaaaaaaaaaaaaacacaaaagtttttcaaacgtgcattcagaataaagtaaacagattgaaatatatatcttatcaaaaatttgtacagtatgtttgcacatatttgagatattacagttgaaaatgtgaaaaaaatgacaattttctcaaaatttttccaatattggcactattaataaatatacacaaattctatcggtctctttaccacctaaatgaagcacaacatgtggtgaaaaaacaatgtcagaatcgcttggctatgcaaagcctttacggagttatgctatgttgaacgactcagtcagatttccaaaatttggctccgtcactaaggcgcaaacaggcttcgtcactaaggggttaacttacttttgaactatTTGACATTTGTTGGACTTGAAGAGTTTTGATGccaaaaataaatggaaaaattgaggtatttttaaacttttgaccGGCAGTGTATATCTAGGATAgtgccccaactccagtcctcacagacCCCCAACAGATAagttttaggatttcctcagtattgcacaggtgatgtaattattgttggtgcctcaggcattgccacaggtgttcttgctaatggacatcctgaaaacatgacctgttggggtctgggaggactggagtttggaaaacACTGTCCTAGGAGAATCAATGGAGATGCTGCCGATAAAAGCAGATTGGATACGATTCCTTCACCCAAGTCTTGTATATTTTTGGGATAGATATAAGAAACATAAAACTTTCTGATTTCATAGATGCAAAGGTATTTAATTGCATCTTCTGCTCCTTGAAGTCTTTCTTGACTCTGCCGATGGCACCAGTCATGGATGCTGTGTGGTCCATGGCCTCATAGTGATGAAAATTATTGTTCTTCTTCATAGATAATCAATAAGACATCAATAGCTTAGACCTTCCGGGCGATCTTCATCTCAGATGCCTTCAGTGAGTAGTATTGCCCTTTCCATGATTTCCAAGTCATTCCCTTTGCAAACTggtaatttcttccctttaggTATAGGCCATTTAGGTTGGCCTTCTGACAGTTATTGTACCAAGAGGCTCCACTGTAAATAACTGCACAGTTACCTGCAAATTCATCTCTGTCATCATCTTGAGTGGAAAAACTCATCTTGTTCTGAGAATTCAGTGAATCTCCTGTTGAGGCAAGAATGTATAAGAAAGTTCATATTAAGAGGATTTTATTGTACAGCAAGCCTATAGTAATCTCCTACACCATCTTAGACCTTTGTAAGCATCAATGATTGTGGTATAATATCTCACAGTTTTGTTTTCGAGAAGACTTTTTCCCCTTCTACGAGACCATAGTTACTCCCTTAAAATCATATTGATCCCAAGAGAAGGCTGGTTATTACATTTTACTGATTACCAAATCATTTTGCACTGCAGCTCCAAAAAAGCAACTTGGTGGCTTAATGTAGACACTGCTGGGTTTTGTGGGTGGGAGATCACAGAAGTAAAGTGGTTAATAAAATGAAGGCAGCTGAAGCCTGGAATTTAGGGGTGAGAAAGTGGAGGACAAAGAGTGTAGGGTATCAGGAAAGTAGAGGAGAAGCCTTCATTTTCACCAGTACTTAAAGCAGAAGAACAAAGTCATCTCACGTTCCCAAAGATGTAGGCCACTTACCAATAGGTTTGTTGGAGTCACCCTCTTGAAATGCACCAATATACAGCTTGTACCCATCCTCCTCTGGATCAATGGCTAATGGTGATAGAGAAAAGCTGTCATAGGTCACGTATCGAGCATCATTATCAAAATCCATTAGGTCGATTCTAAGACGATATGGCCTCTTCTGAGTGATCATGTGAATGTTCTGCAGACCTGGAGATAATAGACAAGAGGGCTTGTAGTGTTTTCTCTTGTTATTTCACATATTACAGGATTATATGGGATACATAAAAGGAAGCATATCCATACCCAACCAGTATTCTCCATCTGCTGTCCCAAACCCGTTCTTGTATTCCTTCCAACCACGATAGAAGTTCACACTGCCATCAAACCTCTTCTGAAACACCTGAAGAGGAGGACATTGCCATTAAAAGGATGTTCAAAAGTCTGAGTAAGTTAGGAGTGGATATAATGAAAAAGAACATATAAAGACTTGCTAGAGTAAGACCCCTAAAGGATGATGTAGTGGGGTTGTGTTAGGGAAAGGTATCTTCTACCTATGTAAGTTAACAATATCAGAAGTCGCTGCCGTTACTCACCGTCCAGGGTCCTCCATCACTGGTCATGTCACAATACACTGGGACTGGAGGAAAGTTCCCACCACCTGGATATATCAGGTACACACCATCCACTGTCAGACCCTGGGCCGACACATCAGAGCAGTCACGGGGGCTGCAGGAATTTATGCAGCTATTGACTAGGAGTAGAAGACACATAAGGATGTCTTCTATATCAGTTCCAGCTGGAGATTTTATCACATTTTACCATAAGAAAATCTGAAGCCAGTTGATAAAATTCCTACACAATGCATTAAAAAGCAAATTTCATGATTCACCCTCTATGAAAAAAATGTCCCTTTAAATCGTCCACGTAATTATCTCATTCCCTTTTTGTCTTACTGGCTCACCCATGATGTTAGAATTGGATGACAGTTAGTAGAGATCCACCTTCATCACCCATGGATGATATCAAATTGCTCAGGGCTGACAACGCTCGTGTATGAGCAAGAGATTGTTTTGCGGTGTCCAAGTGGAAGGCTGGCcgttgtgggggagaccacgggtaaACAAGATGGATTACACGGGTGTCTCTGCAATCTCTCCTAACAATGGCGGAAAGTTGCCTAGCTTGGTCGCTCACAGTGGAATAGGCAGAATGATTATAATAGCtaaattaacatttttttcacTTAGTACCTTTGAGGGTGAACTCGGTCGGATGGAAATGAAATGACTTAGATGAGTCCACGTAGCTTGGGGtgtaaaccgaaggcacacagtttactaagCACTTTTTAACACTCTAACAATTAACAGTTCGTAGTGTTGCAGATGAGATTATGCAGTTGAACTTTAACAATGCTCCGAGCACAGAATATCACAAACAGTTTCtcgtcaacactctctctctaTTCAGAAATCACCCAGAAAAGAATCCCTTCAGTCCTCGTTATCTGCAGGATGCTTTGCTTAGGATTATTCAGTAGATAATGGAGTTACTCAGATATGGCCGCTTGCACTTTCCTTGACTTTTGTATTTAACAGGGGCTTGTACGACTCACTCTTCTATAGATGGTTCCCAGATCCTTGCAATCCACTTTGCACTTGTGCCGAATGCTTCCCCTCCATGTCCCCTCCTTGTGCCTCTCCCCTCCATGTCCTGACAACAACCCACAACCgtctctgctcctccccctctacCAATGAGGGAATTGAATGGCAAGTAGCCAATAGGAGCTAGCTGTTGAGACGCAGAATAGCTTTAGCCCATGAAGTAGGGGAAAGTCAGGGTCTCTCCTATCTACGATACCTCCTATGTTTAGCCAGGAGCACATAAGCAAGGTATTTCAGGACCAATGAGTGAGTGGCTATCCTCTAGtaccctccgggccactacagttgAAGCACCTCTTACTAATGGTGATATAAATTCACTTGAAACAATAAATCAAAAAGTTAAGGATTTCAGCACCCAAATTACTTCTCTAGACATCGGCTCAATCTCATTACACCCATTGTTTTAGCTTTGCATGGAGATAACATCACTGTACCAGAGGAGTGATGCCATACTCACGATGAGCTTGGTTCAGAGGCGCAGAACGACTACTCTGCAGCAGTAGGAGGATGGTGAAATTCAGCAGGAGCTTCTGATTGGAGGAGAAttatgttaattaaaaaaaaaaaaattaatacagaaAAGTATTGCAAATAATTGAACTGTGAATCACGACATCAAACTGAAACAGAGGGTTACATCACTATGGATAAACCTCATTGGGGTCTGCAGAGACTGGTTATCACGGTCAAACGACATAAGTAGAAAACTCATAACCCAGCAAGGAGAAAGAATGGTATGTCGAGTGCTCTAACATTATATCACCTGTCCCCACGGAGCTCTGTActtatggttagagatgagcaagcacccaaatgctaggGTCCGcgctattcgagtcgagcttttcgtaaaattcgagagctctactcgagtaacgaaccccattgactacaatgggagactcaagcatttttgtatatgggacgccgggtcctgagcttttttttccccttggtctctctctctctctcaccctctccctctccctctaccccttccccttcctgccagaccccaaattttcaaatgacgcgcacTGCTtcacggtggggaggggccaaaacaggcacgtcacagcagggagcagccaaaagctggggccgggtcaaacacgatttgatgctcgttcaagtaacgagcactatcgagtacgctaatactcgaatgagcatcaagctcggcagagtatgttcgcttaacTCTATTTATGGCCTTTTTCCAGAGGACGACGGTCAGACACAGAAGCATCTGAAGttgtcccagtgatgatcattcctatgCAAGTACActggaacgatcatcgctcagtgaatagaggtggagtgGGCCAGCGATCTTTCCCTCCTACCCGCCTCCatgcacagtaaacaggtagttgttcataagtgaacgactgcctgtttagatGGCAGATTGGCGTTTgaattttttatgcctgcaccaTCCGAAAGACAGATGAAGTCTAGTTCGTCGTTCAGACTATGCAAGCATtcaaactgaacaattattgttcagatttctggactccagcgagaatctgaatgatattgtacagtgtaaaaaggcccttaccTTCATGATCGTGGATACTTTTAGACTGGCAAAGGCGCTCAGGTCTCTGCATTATAAAGGACAAGGTCACATGTCATTACGCATGCACTAGACCCAATATTAACTCAACGTGACCTTCCTGATAAGTCAGAGCCAAAGCAGAAGATAAATAGATCTTACTAGAATAGAGGATGGATTTTTGTATTTAAATTCCCTTCTTCTGTATTAATTTTTCACACGGGGTGCATTGGGGTCTCCTGGCTTTTCTGCCCTGAATAGCAGATCTGTCTAGTTAGTTAATAATATCATTGTCATCCAGATTTACCAGAAACAAATGGAACTAAGAAAAACTGAGCAGAGTagagtcaaacctctagtttcattggtaatcTGTCCGAAAAcaatcggctaaacttgaaaccaatgaaactcgaggcgaatatttccataggaatcaatgtaaatccaattaatttgttctagacattccaaaaaccacaccaaaccacatttttgtacagtgtttagcgcagcgctgaacactgtacaacgctcccattcatttcaatgggctgttcacacaagcgttttcagccctgcatcattcattgaaatgattgggcagcagtttcagtgctgcggaaaatgtggcacaacttggtgtcgtgtttttggcagcgctaaacacccTAGCTACATTACctgagagaagaaaaaaacaatacccAACTTGCAGGTGCCATTGGTATCCCGGGGGCCACTCTCCAGACCTTTGTGTAGTCTGCTGAACACTTGTCAAGCTGGCaaagcatcttgctagtgacagggattgaaatccctcgcctccagcaaatgattgctctgattggctgagtcagctgagtgacagccagctcagccaatcacagccagtgctggatgctccaatcacagccatggatggctgtgattggagcaatctatgaatggctgtgattggacagcaagGTCACGCGAGGGAAGGGCGAGGCCATCATAAGCGAGGCCTCCCCAATCGGgtagacacgtgagggcagatgtCGTTGCCACACGTATGTAACTATTAAGCTAGCAGAGATACCCGGCGTTGcctgggattaaaacttgaaccaaagacacattaacatggattgagattttaaagaaaatctgtgttgccagtagcaaccaatcacagtacagcttttatttcacctcagcagtataagaaataccaaccaatcacagcacagcttttattttacctcagttgtgtaagaaatgaaagctgagttgtAATTAATGACCTCTAGAGTAGTTCCTGAGGGATGTAGTACATCTAGGGATCCGATTAGTGGATCAGTTCTATTTGTTTATTAgtattacccctttccaatccatttattttttctcacccattctccccagctccaaataaattggagctggggaaaatgggtgagaaaaaatacattttccctgcaccctcctgaactgacaagAGGGTGCTTACCTGTcagacctgcttacctgtcaggcgtcttccgcattctccttctgcctcccgactcggcgatcatgtgaccgctggggtcaggtggcacatggtggtcacatgatcgccgggccagaagacagaaggagaacgcgaaagacgccggtcaggtaagcaggtcccacagtgcaggctcccggctcggcattcatgtgaccgccgggggtcaggtaacaccgtcggtcacatgatcgccggccggaatctctatgcattacatagcgctaattgagcgctatgtaatgtgtaaaggagaaggcagaaagggttaaaaaccctttctgccttctcctagggggtcctcgatgaggatccgtgcacaagtgtatctgcacccgatgtgtctgctgatcgggtgcagatgcactcctgcactgcagtgccGGGCCtaccccgacattggagctgtggaggaaaatgatgatgtcggggcaggcccgacattggattggaaagggttaatatagagaCCTACATGGTTCCTGAGTTAGATCTCTAATTGAAGCGTGTCGAACCTCCTTATGACATTCATCAAATTCCAACAAGAGAGTCTTCTCTTTCAGTTGTATCGAAGCTCTGAAGTATGACTCTCTAGTTAGAGCATTTATTTTGTCTTTATGACTCAACTAGGGACTCATCCGACAGGCAGAGATATGGTTGTGCGAACGATTGGGCTCTGACTTTGATCCTGACCAACCACTTTATCGGATGCAGTAAGTATTAGTAAGAGGCAAATCTCTTTCTCTACCCGTATCGAAGCCTTGAAGTATTACTTTCTTTATCTGGTTAGGGCATCTATTTGTTATACTTACTCAACTAGGTACTCATGTAACAGGCAGTGTTAGGGTTGTGTGAATGTTGGTTCTGATCCTGATCCCCACCGACTGTAATATTGGATGCATCAGGCATTTCAGAGAGGCAAACCTTACCTAATGGGAGTATAGTGGACCAGGAGATTTGTGCACTCCAGGTTGCATACTTACCTTTGTCCTCCTATTTTGGTTCATTACGACTCAATCCTTGCTGCTGCCATTGGGGTAGTGATTATATGTTTATTCGTCTTGCTTGTTGGTATATAGCCCCCTGTTTTTATGTATTAATCATTACAAGTTAGGTTTTAGGGGTTCTTTTCTGTGAAGAGTTATTTTCAGATACTGAGTTCCCTCTGCCTTATTGACTTCTCTACCTAAATAATGAGTGGATCACCCCAATAAGGACGCACTTACGCTGGAAACTGGGGTACTCGCTCACCATGACCTGGAGATCCCAAAATCATTATCCCAATGCACACACTCCACCATAGAACAAAACACAGAACTTATCTTATTGCTAGAAGAAAACTCAGGAAGCGAAAGCATCGGATGAGCGACTGCCCACAGCTATGGTCTCCTGCATGTCCAGAAAGAGAATGCAAAAACAACTGAATAGCACAGATCCCAGTGGGATGAAggattaggaatagagatgagcgagcatactcgtccgagcttgatgctcgttcgagtattagggtgctcgtgatgctcgttactcgagatgagccccacgcgatactcgtctcgataaaacgagcactgaccattgaattcaatggagccagcaatacagccggctccattgaaagcaatgggctgccggcgatcgcgggatgaattgtcgggaaggggttaaatatataaacccttccctgcaattcatccagaaatgtgtaaaaataaaaaaaaatatatactcacctggtcccggcagacggagttcagcacggccgacggcagtcctcctgaactgctctgaacagctgtgagtagtattcagcagccggggatttaaaatccccgcctgctgaatgagctgcctctaattggtcacagcctgaccaatcagaggcagatctcactcacacacccattcatgaatttatgaatgggtgaatgactgctgcctctcattggctcagcgcagggagcccttcccgacaattcatcccgtgatcgccggcagcccattgctttcaatggagccggctgtattgccgactctattgaattcaatgggctaacatcgttctgccgggacaaggagagtatatattttttttatttttacacattttaggatgattttcaggtaagggcttatatttttaagcccttcccgaaaattcatcccgcgctccccgacatcccattgctttcaatggagctggttgtattgccggctccattgaattcaatgggctaacatcgttcttctctgccacagctgttacagctgtggcagaggagaacgatcgttatactgacagtgagggggggggggatctcactcttgccactattgtggcttaatagtgagacctcggagcccgaaatgcagccctgcatgttgctcctcgcctgccctatccatttctgtgttttttacatgactttggtgatttgctaagattttcacacatgaaaaccttagcggagcaccagtcatatacaaaaatgctcgagtcgcctattgacttcaatggggttcgttactcgaaacgaactctcgagcatcacggaaagttcgactcgagtaacgagcactcgagcattttggtgctcgctcatctctagttgttacctTGCTGTAGAATGAAACCACAACCAATAAGATGGGTGCCGAAGGGATGGCATGGCATGGCACACCGGGATATTGTGGTAGCACTTGGAGTTCATGATTCCTTTTGATTTTTAGTTAATCATCAACTGTGCCACTTCTGAAACTTCCCCAAACAATAGAACCTACTTCATGCATGAGTGTAGGTGAATGCAAGCATGCACTTAcctgtcacatgacaaacaagcTTTCACTTCTTGGACCCAAACTTCAATTCGTCTTGGCAAAGAACCTTCTACCACTGAGTAGTGATCCAGCTCCTGGGCTTTTCAGCCCACAATAGCCTCTTCTTTTTTATTAATGGGCCTCAGCAATGGTTTTTCAGGCTGCAAGACATCCCTTCAAGCCACCGACTACATGGTTGCATTTGATGGTAGCAATTAACACACTTTTGTTCCTTGTTTCCAATAGACCGGCACCGATCTGATGAACTGCTTTGAATTTATCTTGAAGACACTGAAAATTTGTCTTCCTGTTTTATGGTCCATTGAGGTTGTCTAGGTCGTGGTCAATCCCATAAACACTTGTTTCTGGTGTATCTTCTCCAGCTGAGCAATTTCATACAAACGATGCCTTGCATTTTTCAAAGCCACTATGCAGATCACTTTTGATCAATAACTCCTTCCTGTGAGCCATTTACAAGACCACTGTACACCTTTTC
This window encodes:
- the LOC136578025 gene encoding microfibril-associated glycoprotein 4-like; amino-acid sequence: MRKTPDRDLSAFASLKVSTIMKKLLLNFTILLLLQSSRSAPLNQAHLNSCINSCSPRDCSDVSAQGLTVDGVYLIYPGGGNFPPVPVYCDMTSDGGPWTVFQKRFDGSVNFYRGWKEYKNGFGTADGEYWLGLQNIHMITQKRPYRLRIDLMDFDNDARYVTYDSFSLSPLAIDPEEDGYKLYIGAFQEGDSNKPIGDSLNSQNKMSFSTQDDDRDEFAGNCAVIYSGASWYNNCQKANLNGLYLKGRNYQFAKGMTWKSWKGQYYSLKASEMKIARKV